In Crinalium epipsammum PCC 9333, the following are encoded in one genomic region:
- a CDS encoding Tab2/Atab2 family RNA-binding protein, with protein MKIWQVDFYRRPLKNQQGEVWWELVICDLTRSFTYEVQCRQSEANVTWIVSQLQEAAGNAKHLPDIIQVFRPQSFNLIQLAGQQLNIKVEATRHTYALKELLQDKAEYYSTNGDNYNPLALDKPPPTPLPENLLGEQWRFATLPAGDLVEAFAERPIPVLEMPEFLLPINLGLASTVAVPGVIIYGGRQSLRLARWLEEAKPVSLHFIIGEPAGLVLEAGLVDRWVVATFEDQEVVKSAQTYEQRKQQSKGLHFLLVQPDDSGVTYSGFWLLKAEEL; from the coding sequence ATGAAAATTTGGCAAGTTGATTTTTATCGTCGCCCTCTCAAAAATCAGCAAGGAGAGGTATGGTGGGAATTGGTAATATGCGATCTCACCCGCAGCTTTACTTATGAAGTACAATGCCGTCAATCAGAAGCTAATGTTACTTGGATAGTTTCCCAACTCCAAGAAGCTGCTGGAAATGCTAAACATTTACCCGATATTATCCAAGTATTTCGCCCCCAATCTTTTAACTTAATCCAGCTTGCAGGTCAACAATTAAATATTAAAGTAGAAGCAACTCGCCACACTTATGCTCTTAAAGAGCTATTGCAAGACAAAGCAGAATATTACTCTACTAATGGAGACAATTATAATCCTCTCGCCTTAGATAAACCACCCCCAACACCACTACCAGAAAATCTTTTAGGAGAACAATGGCGCTTTGCAACTTTACCCGCAGGTGATTTAGTAGAAGCATTTGCAGAACGTCCAATTCCCGTTCTAGAAATGCCAGAGTTTTTGTTACCAATTAACTTAGGTTTAGCATCAACTGTAGCAGTTCCAGGTGTAATTATTTATGGTGGCAGACAATCTCTGCGATTAGCGCGTTGGTTAGAAGAAGCAAAACCAGTATCTTTACATTTTATAATTGGTGAACCAGCAGGATTAGTATTAGAAGCAGGTTTAGTAGATAGGTGGGTTGTTGCTACATTTGAAGATCAAGAAGTTGTGAAATCAGCGCAAACTTATGAACAGCGTAAACAGCAGAGTAAGGGATTACACTTTTTATTAGTACAACCTGATGATTCTGGCGTAACTTATAGCGGTTTTTGGTTATTAAAGGCTGAGGAATTGTAG
- a CDS encoding type II toxin-antitoxin system HicB family antitoxin, whose product MNTEVATSTTNNTSKLNYTVLIEQTESGNYAATILGWSECKAEGATKEEALTKLNQVVNARLQKAEIVSLEIYNPKTEHPWMKFAGMFKDDPQFDEMLEYIEQYRRELDAEAEAYYIQ is encoded by the coding sequence ATGAATACTGAAGTGGCGACCTCTACTACCAATAATACTTCAAAATTAAATTACACTGTCCTGATTGAGCAAACTGAATCAGGTAATTATGCAGCAACAATATTAGGCTGGTCAGAGTGTAAGGCTGAAGGTGCTACGAAAGAAGAAGCTTTAACAAAACTCAATCAGGTTGTAAATGCGCGTTTGCAAAAAGCAGAAATTGTTTCATTAGAGATTTATAATCCGAAAACAGAGCATCCTTGGATGAAATTTGCTGGTATGTTTAAAGATGATCCGCAGTTTGATGAAATGTTGGAATATATAGAACAATATCGGCGCGAACTTGATGCAGAAGCGGAAGCTTATTATATTCAATGA
- a CDS encoding Uma2 family endonuclease encodes MFQYDSRLRLPSAEDLPDSDDTPVDNELQDLIPSLLKATLAMLWADRMDWFFGVDMGIYYDPEQPPIVPDGFLSLGVERIIDEDLRPSYVLWEEQQIPIFALEVISGAYRGEFTTKKNKYAEIGILYYAVYNPKRRRKPRLEVYRLVDGVYEFLSENPVWLPEIGLGIGREEATHQGLRREWLYWYDQQGQRYLTPEELAKQEQQLRKQAEAKVREVEERANKLAERLRSLGIDPDSLS; translated from the coding sequence ATGTTTCAATACGACTCTCGATTACGTTTGCCTTCTGCTGAAGATCTTCCCGACTCTGACGATACCCCTGTGGATAACGAACTGCAAGACTTAATCCCTAGTTTGCTGAAAGCCACACTAGCTATGCTTTGGGCAGATCGGATGGATTGGTTTTTTGGCGTGGATATGGGAATTTACTACGATCCAGAGCAACCGCCTATTGTACCAGATGGGTTTTTAAGTTTAGGGGTAGAGCGGATTATTGATGAAGATTTGCGCCCAAGTTATGTACTTTGGGAAGAACAGCAAATACCGATTTTTGCCTTAGAAGTTATTTCTGGAGCTTACAGAGGCGAGTTTACTACTAAGAAAAATAAGTACGCTGAAATAGGAATATTATATTACGCTGTTTACAATCCCAAACGTCGTCGCAAGCCACGTTTAGAAGTGTATCGCTTAGTTGATGGTGTGTATGAATTTTTATCAGAAAATCCTGTTTGGTTGCCAGAAATAGGTTTAGGAATTGGACGGGAAGAAGCTACACATCAGGGACTAAGGCGCGAGTGGTTATATTGGTATGATCAGCAAGGACAAAGATATTTAACGCCAGAAGAATTAGCGAAACAAGAGCAACAACTTCGTAAACAAGCAGAAGCAAAAGTTAGAGAAGTTGAGGAACGTGCTAATAAGTTAGCAGAGAGGTTGCGATCGCTTGGTATTGATCCAGATTCTTTAAGTTAA
- a CDS encoding 3-isopropylmalate dehydratase large subunit, with product MGMTLTEKILARASGRSVVEPGDNIWVNVDLLMTHDVCGPGTIGVFKREFGADAKVWDTEKIVLIPDHYIFTADERANRNVDILRDFAKEQGIKYFYDITDRSDFKANPDYKGVCHIALAQEGHTRPGEVLFGTDSHTCNAGAFGQFATGIGNTDAGFIMGTGKLLIKVPATMRFLLNGEMPKYLLAKDLILQIIGDIGVAGATYRAMEFAGSTIQHLSMEDRMTLCNMAIEAGGKNGTVAPDETTFEYVRDRTNKPFEPVYTDADARFYSDRQYDVSQLEPVVAKPHSPDNRALARECRDVKIDRVYIGSCTGGKTSDFMYAAQVLKGQQVKVPTYIVPATQKVYEDLFTTKYDGKTLSEILLDAGCIEPAAPSCAACLGGPKDTFGRMNEPEICVSTTNRNFPGRMGNKEAGIYLASPYTAAASAITGYVTDPREFLC from the coding sequence ATGGGAATGACCCTAACTGAGAAAATTTTGGCTCGTGCCTCTGGTCGGTCTGTAGTCGAACCAGGAGATAATATTTGGGTAAATGTAGATTTATTAATGACCCATGACGTTTGTGGACCTGGTACGATAGGTGTTTTCAAACGCGAATTTGGAGCAGATGCTAAAGTTTGGGACACTGAAAAAATCGTTCTAATTCCCGACCACTATATCTTTACTGCTGACGAACGCGCTAACCGCAATGTTGATATTCTGCGGGACTTTGCTAAAGAACAAGGCATTAAATATTTCTACGATATTACCGACAGATCAGACTTTAAAGCTAACCCAGATTATAAGGGCGTTTGTCATATTGCCTTAGCACAAGAAGGTCACACCCGACCAGGGGAAGTACTATTTGGTACTGACTCCCACACCTGTAACGCGGGTGCTTTTGGTCAGTTTGCTACTGGTATTGGTAACACTGACGCAGGTTTTATTATGGGTACTGGCAAGTTGCTGATTAAAGTACCAGCAACTATGCGTTTTCTCCTCAATGGCGAAATGCCAAAATATCTGCTAGCAAAAGATTTAATTTTGCAAATTATTGGGGATATTGGTGTTGCTGGTGCTACTTATCGGGCAATGGAATTTGCTGGTAGCACTATCCAACATCTTTCGATGGAAGATAGAATGACGCTGTGTAATATGGCGATCGAAGCTGGTGGGAAGAATGGCACAGTTGCACCAGATGAGACGACTTTTGAATATGTGCGCGATCGTACTAACAAGCCATTTGAACCTGTTTATACTGATGCTGATGCCCGCTTCTATTCAGATAGGCAGTACGATGTTTCTCAATTAGAGCCTGTTGTTGCTAAACCTCACTCTCCAGATAATCGCGCTTTAGCACGTGAATGTCGCGATGTCAAGATTGACCGCGTGTATATTGGTTCCTGTACTGGTGGTAAAACTTCAGACTTTATGTATGCAGCCCAAGTTTTGAAGGGTCAGCAAGTGAAAGTTCCCACATATATAGTGCCAGCAACTCAGAAGGTTTACGAAGATTTGTTTACTACCAAGTACGATGGTAAAACTTTATCTGAGATTTTATTAGATGCTGGTTGTATCGAACCTGCTGCGCCTTCTTGTGCTGCTTGTTTAGGTGGACCAAAAGATACTTTTGGGCGGATGAATGAGCCTGAAATTTGCGTTTCTACTACTAATCGTAATTTTCCTGGTCGGATGGGTAATAAGGAGGCTGGAATTTATCTAGCTTCACCTTATACAGCAGCAGCATCCGCTATTACTGGGTATGTAACTGATCCGCGTGAGTTTCTCTGTTAA